The stretch of DNA TGACGACATTCACGCCATTCAGCGCGTTTGAAACCGTTGATATTGAGACGTTCGCTAACTGCGCGACGTCTTTAATTGTTGCTTTTTTCAAATTATCACCACTAAAATAAAAACGTTTTTATCAATCATTATTGTATCCGTTTTCTCTTTGAAATGCAAGCAACAAAAAAGCCATTTCAGCACATTGGCCAAAATGACGAAAAAATTACTCTTTAGTTTTAGTCAAATGCGGCAATGATAGGAAAATAATCAAACCAACGAGGAACAATAGGCTTAACGAAGCAGCGCCAATCGTTGATTTACCAGTTATTTGTGTCACAATTCCGACTAATACCGGCCCCATAACCGCGGAGAATTTTCCTAAAATATTATAAAAACCGAAGAATTCACTTCCCGATTGTTTCGGAATCAAGCGGCCAAAGTAAGAACGGCTCAAGGCTTGAATGCCACCTTGGCTGGTCCCAACTAAGACAGCCAGAATCCAAAAATCGGTCACCGATTCCAATCGGAGCGCATACAGACAGATACCGAGGTAAATAATAATCCCTATGAGAATCCCCGTTCGAGTCGACGTTTTCTTGGCGATCCAACCATATAGAATCGAAAACGGAAACGCGACTAACTGGACAACTAATAGCACAATCATCAGTGTTGTGGTCGTAATTCCCATATCCATCCCAATTGAAGTCGCCATGGTGAAGATCGTATCGACTCCATCAATATAAAAGAAGTAAGCGACTAAAAACCAAGCGGCAGCACGATATTTTTTTATGTGCTTTAGCGTGGACCAAACTCGCTTAAAACTTGAACTTATCGGATGAGCGCTAGGTTTCAAGGCATAAACTTGGTGCACATTTTTCAACAACGGAATATAGAAAATAATCCACCAAATAGCCGCTAAGACGAAGCTCCAACGGGCAACACCATAACTGGTTAGTTGACCAAACCCGCTCGTCAGTTGTAACACGAGGAACAGGATAAAGGCCAA from Lactiplantibacillus brownii encodes:
- a CDS encoding MFS transporter codes for the protein MKFNKSQWSWIFYDWANSGYGIIVTTAVLPVYFKAIAQGNGVSAANATAYWGYANSIGTLLVSILAPVLGALADYPKAKKRLLNIFSMVGMLMTLGLSVAPTSAWKLLLGIYILSIIGYSGGNLFYDSFLTDVAPNQEMDRISSYGYGFGYLGGVLAFILFLVLQLTSGFGQLTSYGVARWSFVLAAIWWIIFYIPLLKNVHQVYALKPSAHPISSSFKRVWSTLKHIKKYRAAAWFLVAYFFYIDGVDTIFTMATSIGMDMGITTTTLMIVLLVVQLVAFPFSILYGWIAKKTSTRTGILIGIIIYLGICLYALRLESVTDFWILAVLVGTSQGGIQALSRSYFGRLIPKQSGSEFFGFYNILGKFSAVMGPVLVGIVTQITGKSTIGAASLSLLFLVGLIIFLSLPHLTKTKE